A window from Fragaria vesca subsp. vesca linkage group LG5, FraVesHawaii_1.0, whole genome shotgun sequence encodes these proteins:
- the LOC101297064 gene encoding uncharacterized protein LOC101297064: protein MGFRLPRISNTKRSLTRSSSNGNQTASKTLDIPKGYFAVYVGESQKKRYVIPISYLNQPSFMDLLSQAEEEYGYDHPMGGITIPCSEDTFLELTSSLNENQWYEVIGLDRIQSKVNCNLYIETMGFRLPRIANTKTSDIPKGYFAVYVGKSQKKRFVVPISYLNQPLFQHLLSQAEEEFGYHHPMGGITIPCSEDTFTDLTSRLSV, encoded by the exons ATGGGTTTCCGGCTCCCCAGAATTTCGAACACCAAGAGAAGTCTTACTCGATCTTCATCTAATGGAAACCAGACAGCTTCAAAGACTTTAGATATCCCAAAAGGCTATTTTGCAGTCTATGTCGGAGAGAGCCAGAAGAAGCGATATGTGATTCCAATATCATACTTGAACCAGCCTTCATTCATGGATTTGCTGAGTCAAGCCGAAGAAGAATATGGATACGATCATCCCATGGGCGGTATCACAATCCCCTGCAGTGAAGACACCTTCCTTGAGCTCACTTCCAGCTTAAAT GAAAATCAGTGGTACGAAGTCATTGGCCTTGACCGGATTCAGAGTAAAGTGAATTGTAACCTG TATATAGAAACCATGGGTTTCCGATTGCCTCGAATTGCTAACACAAAGACATCAGACATCCCAAAAGGTTACTTTGCAGTCTATGTTGGCAAGAGCCAGAAGAAACGATTTGTGGTTCCAATATCATATTTGAACCAGCCTTTGTTTCAGCATTTGCTAAGTCAAGCTGAAGAAGAATTTGGATACCATCATCCAATGGGTGGTATCACAATTCCTTGCAGTGAAGACACCTTCACTGATCTCACTTCCCGCTTAAGTGTGTGA
- the LOC101302942 gene encoding indole-3-acetic acid-induced protein ARG7-like, giving the protein MGFRFPKIASTKTSDIPKGYFAVYVGESQKKRFAVPISYLNQPLFQDLLTQAEEEFGYHHPMGDLTIPCSEDTFIDFTSRLSV; this is encoded by the coding sequence ATGGGTTTCCGATTTCCTAAAATTGCTAGCACAAAGACATCAGATATACCAAAGGGCTACTTTGCGGTCTATGTTGGTGAGAGCCAGAAGAAACGATTTGCTGTTCCAATATCATATTTGAACCAGCCTTTGTTTCAGGATTTACTGACTCAAGCTGAAGAAGAATTTGGATACCATCATCCAATGGGTGATCTCACAATTCCTTGCAGCGAAGACACCTTCATTGATTTCACTTCCCGCTTAAGTGTGTAA
- the LOC101297356 gene encoding uncharacterized protein LOC101297356, translating into MGISNTKRSLIRSLSNGKQTASKTLEIPKGYFAVYVGESQKKRFVIPIAYLNQPSFMDLLSQAEEEFGYDHPMGGITIPCSEHTFLDLTSSLSVNIEAMGFRLPGISNTKRSLTRSSSNGNQTASKTLDIPKGYFAVYVGESQKKRFVIPISYLNQPSFMDLLSQAEEEFGYDHPMGGITIPCSEDTFLELTSSLSV; encoded by the exons ATGGGAATTTCAAACACCAAGAGAAGTCTTATTCGGTCTCTTTCTAATGGAAAACAGACAGCTTCAAAGACCTTAGAAATCCCAAAAGGCTATTTTGCAGTCTATGTTGGAGAGAGCCAGAAGAAGCGGTTTGTGATTCCAATAGCATACTTGAACCAGCCTTCATTCATGGATTTGCTGAGTCAAGCCGAAGAAGAATTTGGATACGATCATCCCATGGGTGGTATCACAATTCCTTGCAGTGAGCACACCTTCCTTGATCTCACTTCCAGCTTAAGTGT GAATATAGAAGCGATGGGTTTCCGGCTGCCTGGAATTTCTAACACCAAGAGAAGCCTTACTCGATCTTCATCTAATGGAAACCAGACAGCTTCAAAGACCTTAGATATCCCAAAAGGCTATTTCGCAGTCTATGTTGGAGAAAGCCAGAAGAAGCGATTTGTGATCCCAATCTCATACTTAAACCAACCTTCATTTATGGATTTGCTGAGTCAAGCCGAAGAAGAATTTGGATACGATCATCCCATGGGTGGCATCACAATCCCCTGCAGTGAAGACACCTTCCTTGAGCTCACTTCCAGCTTAAGTGTGTGA